AGTCGGTCGCTTTCCGCTTCCCACCAGCATCACTCCCGACCTGCAATTCGCGTTGCGCTTGGCGGATTCGCGCCATGCCATTACCCAATTGGAAAAGTTGACCCGTGCGACTGGGACGCTGATATTGGGGCAATTACCGCGAACGACAACGATGCCTCAACCCACGCCCATGGAACCTGCCATGCGTCAACCGTGCCTCAATGCCCGTCACATGCTAAGGGCTCAATTGCCACACCAACTAGCTACGCTAATCATTGTAGTGCTAAGTTGCTCCCCTTGGGTCTGCCCCGCTTTTGCCGCTGATTTAACTGATCGGCCAAACGTCGTACTCATTCTCGCGGACGACCAGGGGTACGGCGATTTCTCTTGTCATGGCAACCCAGCGCTGAAGACGCCGCACCTCGACCGACTGCATCACGAGAGCATTCGGCTCACCGATTTTCATGTCGCGCCGATGTGTACGCCAACGCGCGGTCAATTGATGACCGGGCTCGATGCGCTGCGCAACGGCGCGACGAGCGTCTGTGCCGGGCGCTCGTTCATTCGTCGCGCGTGGCCCGGCGCTGACGCCGACCCGGCCGTGGCGGCGCCTTCGCCACCAGCGACAATGGCCGAGTGGTTCGCGGGCGCAGGCTACCAGACCGCCCTGTTTGGCAAATGGCACTTGGGGGATAGCTACCCGAACTTGCCGCACCATCGCGGCTTCAAGGAGACGGTCTTTCACCTGGGCTGGGGCATCACGTCGATTGCCGACCCGTGGTGCAACGATTACTTCAATGGCCACTTCAGCCACCATGGCAAGCTGCAATCGTACGAAGGCTACTGCACCGACGTCTGGTTCCGCTTGGCGCGCGAATGGATCAAGGAGCGCCACGCTCGCAATGAACCGTTCTTCTTGTACTTGCCGACGAATGCGCCGCACGGGCCGCTGTGGGTGCCCGACAAGTATCGTGAGCCCTACCTGGCCCAAGGACTCAAGCGTCCGCTGGCGTCGTTCTTTGGCATGATCGCCAACATTGATGAAAACGTCGGCCAGTTGGACCAGTTGCTGGCCGAGTTGAAGCTGCGCGACAACACGATCCTGGTTTACTTCCACGACAACGGCGGCACGGCTGGCGTCAACTTCTACAACGCCGGCATGCGCGCCGGTAAGCGAACCTATTACGAAGGGGGGCACCGCGCGGCTTGCTTTATTCGCTGGCCCGGCGGCACCTGGCGACAGGCGTGCGATGTCGACTCGCTGACCCAGGTGCAGGATCTGCTGCCGACGCTGATCGAGACGTGCAATCTTGGCGTGCCCAAGGGCTCGTTCGACGGTCGCAGCCTGACGCCGTTGCTCGCCAAGTCCGGCGCTAACGACCGCGCTGACTCATCAACGTCACGAGCCCGCGAAGTGTTTGGCGAGCGCAAGCTGGTGGTGCAGTACGGCGAGAATCCTGAGAAGTGGGAGTCGGCGGTCCTTTGGAAAAGGTGGCGACTGGTCCACGGCGAAGAGCTGTACGATCTGGCGACTGATCCGGCCCAGGCCAAAAACGTGGCCGAGCAGCATCCCGACGTGCTGGCCGCGCTGCGGGCGCATTATCAGAAGTGGTGGGGCGAAGTCGGGCCGCTGTTGGACCATTACGTCCCGGTTGTCCTCGGCAGCGAGCACGAGAACCCGGTCACGCTCAGCTCGGCCGATTGGGCCAAGGTCTATTGCGACAACATGCCCGACCTGCGGGCTGGCAAGCAAGTGAACGGTCCGTGGAACGTCGAGTTCGTCCGGGGGGGAACCTATGAAGTGGCTTTACGTCGCTGGCCGCGCGAGTCGGGGGCGGCCATCACCGCGCCGGTTCCCGAGTTCGTGGCCGTCGATGGCAAGTTGCCCGCCGGCGTGGCAGTGCCGGCCGCGAAAGTCCGATTGCAAGTCGACGACTTCGATCGCACCGAAGCAATCTCGGCCGACACCCAGGAAGTGGTCTTTACCGTCGAAGTCAAAACGCCACACACGA
The window above is part of the Planctomycetota bacterium genome. Proteins encoded here:
- a CDS encoding arylsulfatase translates to MLSCSPWVCPAFAADLTDRPNVVLILADDQGYGDFSCHGNPALKTPHLDRLHHESIRLTDFHVAPMCTPTRGQLMTGLDALRNGATSVCAGRSFIRRAWPGADADPAVAAPSPPATMAEWFAGAGYQTALFGKWHLGDSYPNLPHHRGFKETVFHLGWGITSIADPWCNDYFNGHFSHHGKLQSYEGYCTDVWFRLAREWIKERHARNEPFFLYLPTNAPHGPLWVPDKYREPYLAQGLKRPLASFFGMIANIDENVGQLDQLLAELKLRDNTILVYFHDNGGTAGVNFYNAGMRAGKRTYYEGGHRAACFIRWPGGTWRQACDVDSLTQVQDLLPTLIETCNLGVPKGSFDGRSLTPLLAKSGANDRADSSTSRAREVFGERKLVVQYGENPEKWESAVLWKRWRLVHGEELYDLATDPAQAKNVAEQHPDVLAALRAHYQKWWGEVGPLLDHYVPVVLGSEHENPVTLSSADWAKVYCDNMPDLRAGKQVNGPWNVEFVRGGTYEVALRRWPRESGAAITAPVPEFVAVDGKLPAGVAVPAAKVRLQVDDFDRTEAISADTQEVVFTVEVKTPHTTKLQSWLYDASGKELSGAYYAYVRRK